In one window of Escherichia coli DSM 30083 = JCM 1649 = ATCC 11775 DNA:
- the lysC gene encoding lysine-sensitive aspartokinase 3, whose amino-acid sequence MSEIVVSKFGGTSVADFDAMNRSADIVLSDANVRLVVLSASAGITNLLVALAEGLEPGERFEKLDAIRNIQFAILERLRYPNVIREEIERLLENITVLAEAAALATSPALTDELVSHGELMSTLLFVEILRERDVQAQWFDVRKVMRTNDRFGRAEPDVAALAELAALQLLPRLNEGLVITQGFIGSENKGRTTTLGRGGSDYTAALLAEALHASRVDIWTDVPGIYTTDPRVVSAAKRIDEIAFAEAAEMATFGAKVLHPATLLPAVRSDIPVFVGSSKDPRAGGTLVCNKTENPPLFRALALRRNQTLLTLHSLNMLHSRGFLAEVFGILARHNISVDLITTSEVSVALTLDTTGSTSTGDTLLTQSLLMELSALCRVEVEEGLALVALIGNDLSKACGVGKEVFGVLEPFNIRMICYGASSHNLCFLVPGEDAEQVVQKLHFNLFE is encoded by the coding sequence ATGTCTGAAATTGTTGTCTCCAAATTTGGCGGTACCAGCGTAGCTGATTTTGACGCCATGAACCGCAGCGCTGATATTGTGCTTTCTGATGCCAACGTACGTTTAGTTGTCCTCTCGGCTTCTGCTGGTATCACTAATCTACTGGTCGCTTTAGCTGAAGGACTGGAACCTGGCGAGCGATTCGAAAAACTCGACGCAATCCGCAATATCCAGTTTGCCATTCTGGAACGTCTGCGTTACCCGAACGTTATCCGTGAAGAGATTGAACGTCTGCTGGAGAATATTACTGTTCTGGCAGAAGCGGCGGCGCTGGCAACGTCTCCGGCCCTGACAGATGAACTGGTCAGCCACGGCGAGCTGATGTCGACCCTGCTGTTTGTCGAGATCCTGCGCGAACGCGATGTTCAGGCACAGTGGTTTGATGTACGTAAAGTGATGCGTACCAACGATCGATTTGGTCGTGCAGAGCCAGATGTAGCCGCGCTGGCGGAACTGGCCGCGCTGCAGCTGCTCCCACGCCTCAATGAAGGCTTAGTGATCACCCAGGGATTTATCGGCAGCGAAAATAAAGGTCGTACAACGACGCTTGGCCGTGGAGGCAGCGATTATACGGCAGCCTTGCTGGCGGAGGCTTTACACGCATCTCGTGTTGATATCTGGACCGACGTCCCGGGCATCTACACCACCGATCCACGCGTGGTTTCCGCAGCAAAACGCATTGATGAAATCGCGTTTGCCGAAGCGGCAGAGATGGCAACTTTTGGTGCAAAAGTACTGCATCCGGCAACGTTGCTACCCGCAGTACGCAGCGATATCCCAGTCTTTGTCGGCTCCAGCAAAGACCCACGCGCAGGTGGTACGCTGGTGTGCAATAAAACTGAAAATCCGCCGCTGTTCCGCGCGCTGGCGCTTCGTCGCAATCAGACTCTGCTCACTTTGCACAGCCTGAATATGCTGCATTCTCGCGGTTTCCTCGCGGAAGTTTTCGGCATCCTCGCGCGGCATAATATTTCGGTAGACTTAATCACCACGTCAGAAGTGAGTGTGGCATTAACCCTTGATACCACCGGTTCAACCTCCACTGGCGATACGTTGCTGACGCAATCTCTGCTGATGGAGCTGTCTGCACTGTGCCGGGTGGAAGTGGAAGAGGGTCTGGCGCTGGTCGCGTTGATTGGCAATGACCTGTCAAAAGCCTGCGGCGTTGGCAAAGAGGTATTCGGCGTACTGGAACCGTTCAACATTCGCATGATTTGTTACGGCGCATCCAGCCATAACCTGTGCTTCCTGGTGCCCGGCGAAGATGCCGAGCAGGTAGTGCAGAAGCTGCATTTTAATTTGTTTGAGTAA
- the yjbD gene encoding DUF3811 domain-containing protein: MALPRITQKEMTEREQRELKTLLDRARIAHGRVLTNSETNSIKKEYIDKLMVEREAEAKKARQLKKKQAYKPDPEASFSWSANTSTRGRR, from the coding sequence ATGGCACTCCCCCGTATTACCCAAAAAGAGATGACTGAACGCGAGCAGCGTGAACTTAAAACACTGCTGGATCGGGCGCGGATTGCGCATGGTCGCGTACTGACCAACTCCGAAACTAACAGCATTAAGAAAGAGTACATCGATAAATTAATGGTCGAGCGTGAGGCTGAAGCGAAAAAAGCCCGCCAATTGAAGAAAAAGCAGGCTTATAAACCGGATCCTGAGGCGTCATTTAGCTGGTCAGCAAATACGTCGACGCGCGGCAGACGCTGA
- the rluF gene encoding 23S rRNA pseudouridine(2604) synthase RluF, translating into MLPDSSVRLNKYISESGICSRREADRYIEQGNVFLNGKRATIGDQVKPGDVVKVNGQLIEPRESEDLVLIALNKPVGIVSTTEDGERDNIVDFVNHSKRVFPIGRLDKDSQGLIFLTNHGDLVNKILRAGNDHEKEYLVTVDKPITDEFIRGMGAGVPILGTVTKKCKVKKEAPFVFRITLVQGLNRQIRRMCEHFGYEVKKLERTRIMNVSLSGIPLGEWRDLTDDELIDLFKLIENSSSEAKPKAKAKPKTVGIKRPVVKMEKTAEKGGRPASNGKRFTSPGRKKKGR; encoded by the coding sequence ATGCTGCCCGACTCATCAGTCCGTTTAAATAAATACATCAGCGAAAGCGGAATTTGCTCACGCCGCGAAGCGGATCGCTATATCGAGCAAGGCAATGTGTTCCTTAATGGCAAGCGAGCCACCATTGGCGATCAGGTGAAACCCGGCGACGTTGTGAAAGTAAATGGTCAGTTGATTGAGCCTCGGGAATCCGAAGATTTGGTACTTATCGCCCTGAACAAGCCCGTCGGTATTGTCAGCACCACCGAAGATGGCGAGCGCGATAACATTGTCGATTTCGTTAACCACAGCAAACGCGTGTTCCCGATTGGCCGCCTGGATAAAGATTCCCAGGGGCTGATTTTCCTCACCAATCACGGCGATCTGGTGAATAAGATCCTCCGTGCGGGTAACGATCATGAGAAAGAGTATCTGGTGACGGTTGATAAACCGATTACCGATGAATTTATTCGTGGTATGGGGGCGGGAGTACCGATCCTCGGGACGGTAACTAAAAAGTGCAAAGTCAAAAAAGAAGCACCGTTTGTCTTCCGCATTACCCTGGTGCAGGGGCTGAACCGTCAGATTCGTCGCATGTGCGAGCACTTTGGTTACGAAGTGAAAAAGCTGGAACGTACGCGCATTATGAACGTCAGCTTAAGCGGCATTCCGCTGGGTGAGTGGCGCGATTTAACCGACGATGAGTTAATCGATCTCTTTAAGCTCATTGAAAATTCCTCTTCCGAGGCAAAACCTAAAGCGAAGGCCAAACCGAAAACGGTAGGCATCAAACGTCCAGTCGTTAAGATGGAAAAAACGGCGGAAAAAGGCGGTCGCCCGGCGTCCAACGGTAAGCGTTTTACCTCGCCGGGGCGCAAAAAGAAGGGGCGTTAA